AAGCTTCAGTACCTCGTAAGTGCCTGCCAGCACGCCAAACCCGTAATCTGGCGAAGGAAATTGTTTTACATGAAGCTCCATGACAACTTCTGGGTTCTTACCTGCTTTGGAGAGAATCTCTTCTGTTCGTTCAAAATAAGCATCTGTGACGCTTCCGCTGAGAATCTCGCTGGCAGAAGCTACGAGGAATTTTTTCATCGCAAATCACTCACCTCAAACTCAACGTTTTACTGCTTTCCACCACGGGAATACTTTGCCGAAGTAAACAGCACTGTCACCTAAGTATTCCTGGATTCGAAGCAATTCATTGTATTTGGCAACGCGTTCTGATCTGGCTGGCGCACCAGTTTTAATAAAACCAGCGTTGGTGGCAACTGCCAGATGAGAAATGGTAGTATCCTCTGTTTCACCTGAGCGGTGTGAAATGATGCAGCGGTAACCTACTAGGTGTGCTGTGCGAATAACATCCAGCGTTTCAGTCAGAGTGCCGATTTGGTTCAGTTTAATAAGAATGGCGTTAGCTATACCATCTTCTACACCCTTGGTGAATATTGCTGGGTTGGTGACAAACACGTCATCACCCACTAACAAGACTTTACTGCCCAAGCTCTGTGTGATCAGCTTCCAGCCTTCTTTATCTTGCTCAGCCATACCGTCTTCTATGGAGATAATGGGGTACTGAGAAACCATTTCCTCATACACAGCTAGCATGTCTTTGGAGGAAAGCTGTTTGCCTTCGTACTTATAACTGGTGCCATCGTAAAATTCTGATGCTGCGGCGTCGAGGGCCAAGAAAACCTGTTTACCTGGTTCATATCCAGCCGTTTGTATGGCTTCCACCAAAACTTGTAAAGCTGCCTTGTGATTGGGTAAAGTGGGAGCAAAACCTCCCTCATCGCCAACGGCAATTCTGTAACCTTGTTTCTTGAGCACACTCTTAAGAACCTGATAGACCTCGGCACCCGCTCTAAGAGCATCGCTGTAATTGTCAAAACCAGCAGGTACGATCATGAACTCTTGGAAATCCAAACCGCTATCAGCATGTACGCCGCCATTTATAACATTCATGAGTGGAATAGGTAACACCTTACCTTGAACACCGCCAAGGTAGGCAAACAAGGGTAAACCAAGCGACTTTGCAGCGGCATGGGCTACTGCCAAAGAAACTGCTAAAATGGCGTTAGCCCCCAACTTGGATTTGTTCTCCGTTCCATCAGCTTCAATCATGGCCATGTCAATGCCAGCTTGATCGTAAGCATCCATACCAATAACTACTTCTGCCAGTGCCTCATTTATGTTGGCAACGGCCTTGTCCACGCCCTTGCCCCCAAACTCCTTGCCGTTGTCCCGCAGTTCCAGAGCTTCTCTAGTTCCAGTAGAAGCGCCAGAAGGCACAGCTGCCGTGCCCATGCTACCGTCTTCCAGCAGCACAGTAGCTTCCACAGTTGGATTGCCTCTAGAATCAAGAACCATACGTCCCTTCACATCAATGATAACCGGGCTTTCAGCATACTCCATATTCAACCGCCTCCTAAAAAATCCACAGTAAATTAAAATTCACTTGCTTCCAGCCCAATTTTAACGGCAGCCATGTTCAACTTGAATAAATCTCCTTTAAATCGTTCTTTTAACGCCATTTCTACTTCTTCGAGGCTGATGTCGCCAAGGGTCTTTAAGCAATATCCCAATGCTACCATGTTCATTACACGAGCACTGTGAAGCTCTTCTCTGGCCCATCGTTCAAAGGGCACATAAACCACTTTGAAACCGAGACTTTCCACGCCCTTATCTCTGAGGCTTTCATCAGCAAGAATGACAGTGTGGCCATTCATCTTGGACTTAGCACCGGGCAAAGCATCAGATGAGAAAGCAACCACCACATCCGCTTTACGCACCTTGGGGTAATAAATTTCCGTATCGCTCATAACCACTTCAGCACGTGCCAAACCGCCTCTTTGTGCTGCGTCATAAACCACTGTTTGCACAACATTCCAATTCTTCAGCGCATATGCCTCAGCCAGGAGGGCGCCCATGAGGACTACCCCTTGACCTCCAGATCCAACTATGTAAACTTCTCGTCTCATGGCATTATTCCTCCCAAAGTTGTCGGTAGCTTTTGCTCAGCTCCGGCGTCTCTTTATCATCTCTGAATACACCGACGGGTATTTTCCCTTCCTTTTCTTCGTAGGGGCTCTTTGCCATGAATGTGTTGGACTTGAACCATTCCAACATCTGCACAGCATCTGGCATACCATTAAAACGCCCAAAATACGTTGGGCATTGAGAAAGAACCTCTAACACGCTAAATCCATCGTGCTCCAAGGCCCTCCTGATAAGTTGGCCCAAATAGACAGGGTTCGCTGTATGCGCCCTGGCAACAAAGGTGGCTCCAGCTCCCAGTGCTAACTTGCTTACGTCCATGGCTGGTTCCACGTTTCCGTAAGGAGTAGTACTCGATTTAGCTCCTGAGGGTGTGGTAGGCGATACTTGACCACCTGTCATTCCGTAAATGCGATTGTTAACCACAATGGCAGTTATACCAATATTACGCTTTGCCGCATGAATGAAGTGGTTTCCACCAATGCCCACACCGTCTCCGTCGCCCAGCATGGCAACCACGTGCATGTCAGGCCGAGCCATCTTTATACCTGTGGCGGTGGGTAATGCCCTGCCGTGTATGGTATGCAGTGTTTGTGCATTCACATAACCTGAAGCCCTGCCAGTGCAACCAATACCGGTTACAAAGACCACTTCGTCATTACGCCACCCCAGTTTTGTAAACTGCTCAATGACTTGCCTTAGAATGGTTCCGATGCCGCAACCGGGGCACCAAATGTGGGGCAAATACTGTTTTCTTAGCCACTTCTCAGGAGCCTCAGACATGGGCACCAAGTTTATTCCGTTATCAGCATTATGGTTGCTGCCGAGATTATCCATGGAGAATCGCCTCCTCGATTAGCTCAGGCGGGATAAGATCGCCATTTACCACGTTCACACCCAAAACAGGGACATCAAAACCTTTCAATGTCCACTCCACTAAAAGCCTGAGCTGGCCGTAGTTTATCTCCGGTATGACGATTTTCTTCGGTTTGACATGGTTAACAATGTCCCTGAGCTCCTCCTTGAAGAAGGGCCACATGGTAAAGGGACGAATTAATCCAACTTTGTGTCCTTGGCTACGAAGCTCCGCTACGACACCTTTTGCCACTCTACCCATGGAAGCAAAACTGATTACCAGTGTTTCTGCGCCATCAAGCTCATATGTTTCGTATTCGATGAGCTCCTTGCGATGTCTTTCAACCTTGGTATTTAACCTGTCCAGCAACGCTTTTACTTTGTCTGGCTTAATAGTGGGAAAACCATCTTCACCATGAGCTGAGCCAGTAACGTGCCACAAATAACCCTGTCCCAAAGGTGGCAATGGCACAGCGTCTCCGTTCACGGTAGCGTAGGGCAAATACTTTTCAGGAGGTACCTCAGGTACTGTCCTCACGGGAATCTTTATGGGCTCTGGAAATTCCACGTTCTCTCTCATGTGACCTACTACTTCGTCAGCCAAAACAATGGCTGGCATGCGAAGTTTCTCAGCCCAGTACAGCGCTTTTTGCGTGTAAATGTAAAACTCCCGAACATTACCTGGAGAAAACACTACCACGGGATGGTCCCCATGAGTTCCCCAAATAGCTTGCATTAGATCTCCTTCACCAATCTGGGTAGCCAAACCCGTGGAAGGACCAGCACGCATGACATTAACAATGGTTATGGGAATCTCAGCCATGGCAGCGTACCCGATGGCTTCCTGCATGAGAGAAAACCCCGGCCCGCTGGTAGCAGTCATTGCAGGATAGCCAGCATAGGAAGCGCCGATTACTGCCATAATACTGCCTATTTCATCTTCCATCTGCAAATAGATCCCCTGATGTTTGGGCAACAGCTCCGAAAGTGTTTCTGCTATTTCAGAAGATGGTGTAATGGGGTATCCTGCATAGAATTTAAGCCCTGCATCAATGGCACCCATGGCGCACGCCACGTCGCCCATGACTATTCTGCTCAAGCTTGAACACCTTCTTTCTTGAAGACCGTTATTGCAAAATCAGGACAAATGTTAAAACACTGGGTGCACCCGATGCAATCCTCTTCTCTGACGGGGACACTCTTCCCATCGGGAGCTCTTAGCTCGAATACCTTTTTTGGGCACACCATGACACACAGCCCACAGGATTTACACAACCTGGTATCCACAAACACAGAAAAATTCGCCAAAAAAGTCACCTCCTCATTCGCCACCGCACGGTAGCGAATGCCATTATGGTAATCTTCTCACATTTAATATAACATTAACAATGCCTTTACTCAACCGTTTAAGAAAAAGTCAAGGAAATACCAAAAACGTGAGCGAAGTTTCTGCATATAACTTGGCAAAGCTCATCCATGGGCATGTCAGTAACTTCAACCGCCTTTTTGTAGACTTCCTTCACGTAAGTGGGATCGTTGCGTTTACCCCTGATAACTTGCGGCGGCAGATAAGGACTGTCAGTTTCTAAAAGGAGGTGATCCAAAGGCACCATCTTTAGAGCCGAGCGAAGTGAGTCTGCTTTAGGGTAAGTTATATTGCCTGCGAAGGAAATAAAGAAGTCTTTTTTTAGAGCCTCTAAAGCTTCATTGGGTCCATGCGAGAAACAATGGAGCACTACGGGCACAGGTATGGAACCGTATTTGTTCAAAACCTCCATAACATAAGGAAATGCTTCTCTTTCATGAATAACTATGGGCTTCCCAAAGTAAAGAGCTATTTCAACTTGCCGACGAAACCACACAAGTTGATCTTCAAGCGCAGTTTCAGATCTAACCGTGTCGAGTCCAATCTCACCAACGGCGTTTGCTTCTTGGTACATATTCTCATATTGCTTAAGAACATCCAGGGAACCAGTAGCGTTATGGGGATGAACCCCGACCGCTACCGGTTCCTGAGGATGCCTTAGCTGAAGGGCTTTCTGTGAAGATTCAATATCATAACCCACCCACGCGAAACTTAACAGTTCTCCTCTGACCTTTTCAAGCACATCCTCCCTATCGTCGTCGTAGGCTGGATCCTGCAAATGGGCATGTGAGTCAATGTAATAGCTGCATGAGTGTTGGTCTGACATATTATTATCGCTCATCTATTTTATTTTAGTCCCGGGTTCAGGCTGCCCATCCACGCTGAGCAGGTTGGGTAATCCATCTTCCCCTGTGGCTGCCAGAAGCATACCGTGGGACAAAACACCCATAAGCTTCCTTGGCTGAAGATTTGCCACAACCACAATCCGTTTTCCCACCAAGTCCTCAGGTTCGTACTTGAGACCTATGCCAGCCACAATGGTGCGTTTTCCTAAAGAACCTAAATCCACCGAAAGTTTTATGAGTTTATCGCTCTTAGGTACCCGCTCTGCAGCTTCCACCAAGCCGATGCGCAGGTCCAGCTTACTAAATGTGTCATAGTCCACCACTGGTTTTCCTTCATCCACTTCAGGGGACGCACTTTCTTTGGTTTGTTCATTGTTTGCGCCGGCCTTACCGCCTTGCTTATCTTTATCCTCCTTGAATCTGGGAAACAGCGGTGGCTGCGTTAGGTCTGGCTTAAAACCGCTGACTTTACCAAAGGTTAGAGAAAGTTGCGTTTGCAAGGTAGCTGCCACTCGCTGGGCAGCGGAAGGCATAGCTGGACTGAGCATGGTGGTAGCAACACGATAAGCCTCTAGTTCACTGTACAGAAACTCCGCTAAATCATCTCCGCTAAGGGTCCATGGTTTTTCTTTGTCCTGAAAATCGTTGAGGAACTTAATAAGATCCAGGGCACTGCTTAACGCACCTTGGACGTCTTCCTTTTCGTAAGCAGCATGGTACTTTTGAAGCTGCTCCTCTACCACGGCTGCTACTCGACTGTAACGCTGCCCCGTAACCTTTGGCGCCGTATCAATGCCTTTTTTCTTCATGAAGCCCAGTACGCGGTGAAGTAGATTACCGTAGTCGTTTGCCAAATCTGCATTGTAGGTCCCCCAAAGAGCTTCCAGAGAAAGGTCAGCGTCATCTCTTTGAGGTCCTGCAGCTAACATGAAGTAGCGGAGAGCATCTACTGCAATGTCCTCAGTCAAGCCCACAGAGTTTTCTATGTGGGAAACTAAGTCCTGTGGACTGAATATGTTACCAACGCTTTTTGACATCTTTTGCCCAGAAACCAACCACCAACCATGGGCAACTACGCGCTTTGGAACTGGCAGTTCCAGGCTCATGAGCATGGCAGGCCACAATGCTGCATGATGCCTGAGAATGTCTTTACCAATGAGATGTACACCGGGCCAAAACTCCATCTTCTCGCCTGAGTCAGTGTATCCCAGAGCAGAAATGTAGTTGATAAGAGCATCGTACCAAACATACACCGTGTGCTTCGTGTCAAAAGGCACAGGAATACCCCAGGGCACACTGGTTCTGCTAACGGATATGTCCTTTAGTCCCCTTTCCACAAAGGATTTGATCTCATTCAATCTGGTGGCAGGAACCACAAAATCTGGGTTAGTTCTATAAAGCTCCAGCAACGGGTCTTGGTACTTGCTCCACTTAAAGAAGTACGACTCTTCAGATACGAATTCCACAGGTGTTTTGTGGATGGGACAATTTCCATTTTCTAATTCATTCTCGCCGTAATACGTCTCACATTTGGGACAGTACCAACCCTGGTAAGTGCCTAAGTAAATGTCTCCTTTTTCATACATGATTTCAATGACTCGTTGGACTACTTTTTCATGACGTGGCTCCGTGGTACGTATAAAATCGTCGTTGGAGATGCGCATGAATCTCCAAGCATCTTTGAATTTCTGTGCCATTTGATCCACGAATTCTTGTGGGTTTATACCTTTTTCATTGGCAACCTTGAGAATGTTTTGACCGTGCTCATCGGTGCCCGTAAGAAAAAACGTACGATCACCTATGAGCCTGTGATACCGAGCCAAGGCATCGGCATAGACTGTGGTATAGGCACTCCCTGCATGAGGTTCAGCATTCACATAGTAAATAGGTGTGGTAACGTAATAAAGTCCCATTTTGCTCGCCTCCTATTGTATATTGTTGACCATTTGCACAAAAAAATTGATCTTCGCACACATATCATACACATATATGTATATGTGGAAAGGCCCACACACGCGCGTACAAAAAAACACATTATGTTGTCTGTTATGTGCGTTCTTGTTTTCGCATTTTTAATTCTTCTATTATTCTCCTGCATAATACGTATGAACCATCCTCGCACAAGAAAGAACAATCACACTCCTACTCAACTGTTACAGACTTTGCTAAGTTTCTTGGTTTATCCACATCAGTGCCCCTTAGGACGGCATTGTAGTAAGCAAACAACTGAAGCACAGGAATGCCAACAAGTGGTGCAAGCAAGGGCAATGTATCAGGAACGAAAAACGACCATCGACCAATGTCTTCGAGCCTCTTCCTGTCCCGCTCGAAACCGAGCACGAAAACATCCCCTTGCCGAGCTTTTACTTCGGACACATTACTAAGCGTCTTTTCAAGTACATCTTCCTGCATCAAAATTGCCAATGTTGGGGTGTCAGCTGTAACCAATGCCAACGGCCCATGTTTTAACTCACCTGCAGGAAATGCTTCGCTGTGTATGTAAGAGATTTCTTTCAGCTTCAATGACCCCTCCAGGGCAAGCATGTAGTCCAGCTGTCTTCCAATGAAGAAGATGTCGTTAGCTTTATAGGTGTCCTGTGCAATTCTTCTTACGCTTTCAGCGTTGCTGAGTACTTGCTTAACCTTTTCTGGTATACTCCAAAGGTCTTCTAAAATATTTTGTTCTTCCTCCTGTGTCAGTAGCCCTTTGAGCTTCGCCATGTACAGGGCAAACAAATAAAGAACTACCAGCTGCGTGCTGTAAGCCTTTGTGGAAGCCACAGCAATTTCTGGCCCAGCTTGTGTTAAGAGCGATGCATCTGCTTCCCTGTAAACGGAGCTACCAACCACATTTACCACGGCTATGACAGGAATGCCATCTGCTTTCATCATTCTCAAAGCCTGAAGAGTATCAGCTGTCTCACCTGACTGACTGATAACTAACCCCACGGAGTTTTCACGCCAATGGTGTTTTGCGTACCTGAATTCGCTTGCCACTTCAATCTCCACATCCAAACCAGCCACGTGCCTAAGCAAATAGGCACCTACCATGCCTGCGTGATAGGCAGTCCCACAAGCTGTGATGTAGATGCGCTCCGCGTTCTTGAGTTCTTCTTGAAGCGCTTCTAGTTCATCGAGCCTGACTCTGCCGCGATCCACACGCCCCAACAGGGTGCTCCTTATGGCTTCATCTTGTTCCATGATTTCTTTTATCATGAAGTGGTCATAGCCACCTTTTTCTGCCTGCTTCTCGTCCCAGTCCACCTTGGTTATCTTGATTGGAATGGCATTGCCTTCAAAGTCGTAAAGCTCCACATGCTCCGCACGAATGTCTGCAATTTGTCCATTTTCCATTATTACAAACTCACGTGTGTGTGATAGCAAAGCCGGTATGTCAGAAGCTAAAAAGTTCTCCCCACGACCCAAACCCAGCACCAGTGGAGAATCCTGCCTAACAGCTAAAATCCTGTCTTCTTTTTGACTGATGATGGCCAGAGCAAAAGCACCTTTTAGTAGCGGTAAAATCTTTAGCAACGTAGTAAACAGATCACCCTGGTAGAACTCCTCCAGCAGGTGTGCCACTACTTCCGTGTCAGTTTCAGAAGTAAACTTGTGTCCCCTTTCAGCTAAGTATGCTTTGAGTTCTCTGTAGTTCTCGATAATGCCATTGTGCACCACGGCAATGGTCCCAGTACAATCAGTATGTGGGTGAGCATTCTCGTCTTTTGGTGCACCATGGGTTGCCCATCGAGTGTGCGCTATGCCCATGTTAGAACTGGGAACAGAAGGAAAATCCTTCTCTAACTCCGATATGCGTCCTTTTTTCTTTGCAATGAAAATGCCTTCATCAGTTTTTAGCGCCACACCACTGCTGTCATAACCTCGGTATTCCAGCTTCTTCAGTGATTCGATGACTACGTCATAGGCGTTCTTTTGCCCCACGTAACCCACTATGCCGCACATGCCCTAATCACCCTTTGAAAATACGTTCCACAAGTGGCACAATGGCTTCCAGAGCTTGTGATACTTGCTCCTCTTCACCTTCAATGGTGATTCTTAGAAGTGGCTCAGTGCCTGAAGGCCGAAGCACAATCCTCATGCCTTGTCCACTGTAGTCTTCAACCAACTGCCGTAGTTCAGGCAGCTGTGCAATGTCGAAGCTGGAACCATTGAGCCGCTTTCCCAAGGGCACGTTAACAGTTTTTTGTGTCTTCTTGTTCACGTCTTTTAGCAGTTCCTCAGGTGACTGGCCCGTTTGATTCAAAATACTCAAAACCGTTGCCATTATGCCAATTCCGTCTCCAGTTAGATTAACAGGGGTGTAAATGACATGACCAGAAGGTTCACCACCCAACATAGCACCATTCTCACGCATGGAGTCGGAAACGTATTTGTCTCCCACATTGGTTCTGACAAGCTCTCCGCCCATCTTCTTGAGGAATTCCTCAAAACCGCTGTTTGTCATGAGCGTACCAACAACCAGCTTTGGATCCCAAAGCCGTCTTTGGGAGAGGTATTTAACAATGATCGCCATAAGATCATCACCATCAAGGACTCGGCCACTACTGGTTACAGCCATGACCCTATCACCGTCGCCGTCAAAAGCAAAACCGAGAGGCACACCCATGGTTTTTACAACTTCCTTAAGGGGCTCCAAATTTGTAGCACCACAACCATGGTTAATCCAGTAGCCATCAGGCGTTGCAAAGAGCGTATGAACCCGTGCTCCAGCTTTTTGTAAAACATAGGGGGCAGCTGCGTACGTAGCACCATGAGCCACGTCCACTACCAAAGGTACTTGATCCAACATCAGATGCGTTTTTTCCAGAATTTCGTCACCATAAAGCTGGGTGCTATTAGAGACATAATGAAGTTGGCCAATGTGGTCCCAGGATACGGGCTTGTGGTCGCTTTCCATGAGCTGTTCCAGTAATTCCTCTTCCGCCTCCTGCATTTTCAACCCCACACTGTTTAGTACCTTAAGCCCATTGTCTTCCATGGGATTATGAGACGCTGAGACCATGACGGAGGCGTCAGCTCCGAATCGGCGCGTTAACATGGACAAACCAGGTGTGGGCAGTACACCAAAATAAAGCACATCTGCCCCATATGACATTAACCCGGAGCTTAAAGCAGTAAAAAGCATGTTGCTAGATGTTCGCGTATCTTGTGCCACTCCAACCAGTGGCCTGCTTCTCTTTATCGATCCTTCCCTTAGTAAAATCGCAATGGCTTTCCCCAACTTGTAAGCCAGCTCGGGGGTCATCTCCTTATTGGAGCGACCGCGAATCCCGTCCGTTCCAAACAAATTAGGCATTAGTAGTTGCCTCCTTTTCCTAAGAATACGCATGTCGAAGGGTAGTCCACACCAGTGGCAGTTACAACAATGTCAGAAGCCGTCAACTGCACAGACTCCGGACATAGGAATCTGTAGACACTGCCTTCCAATATGAATTCGCTTGCCACCATGCGCTCAGCAGAGTAAGACACGGTTACCCACTGGTCCTCAGTTTCCAGCAATTCAACACCTTCAGGTAACTGAAGAGAAGCCTTAGCTGAGCTACTCCCAGCCCCTACCGTCACGCGTGAAGTCTTAATAAAAGCTACAGACTCAAGAGCACTGGCCGTACCCTGCACAGTGACTACCCGAGGTCTCACAGAATAACTCTTAAGAAAGACGTTTGGCGGCACGTCAAACTGCGGAAGTACAGCAACCTGCATGGTTACAATGTCCTTTGCTTGCTGAATCGTAACAGTGAGTAAGTCAGGACTAATCTTAACGTTCTCCACTAAATTACCTGATTTGTCCACTGCAATAGCCTTTAACTGCATCACTTCTGCACCTGAAACAGGGCTCTCTGTCTTTATGTCAGCGACCTTTGCCACAGCGGTTTCAGGTCCTGTGACAATGACTTGTCCTGGCTCCACTTTCATATTGAGTAAGTTCACTGGCATGAGCTTGCTAACAATGGGCTCCACGTGAACCTTTACTTTGCTCGGATTTATGGAAATCAGCCTACCAGATGTGGGAGCAAAGGTCTGCAGAGTTAACTCTTGATCGCCCCACTTTGCTTGATCCAGACGCACAAATACCACTGGTGGTTCTTTATCACCTATGAGTGGCACTTCGTAAGTAACTTCCACAACCGCTGGCGTGACCTCGTAGTACCAGTTTGCCTGACCATTGACCTGCAGAACTTCTACTTGTTCGCTTACACGTACAGGCAGGCTCCCTGCAGCCACTGAAGACCACAGGCCCAAAGCGATAAGAAAAGACAGTAGCAGCAGTTTAGTCTTATCAGAAAACTCGAATTTTTTCTTGCTATTATTTTTCATGGTTCCCACCAGGAGATATAAAAGATTCTAATATAAAAGGCAGGTCTTTTAGCTCCACATACCTGGTTAGGTGACCTTTATAGGCAAAGCTGATGATACCAGTTTCTTCAGAAACCACTAATGCCACTGCATCGGTTTCTTCACTGATGCCAATCGCCGCTCTGTGCCGTGTTCCAATGCGGTCATCTCGCCTATCAGCCAACGGAAGTATGACCCGTGCGGCCACAATGCGGTCTTCCTTAATGATTACGGCGCCATCATGGAGAGGACTCCTAGTATTAAATATGGACAAGAGTAAGTCTGCAGAAACCTGAGCGTTTAACATAGTTCCTGATTGTTGTATGAGATCCTTTAGACCCACTTTACCTTCAAACACAATTAGAGCACCGGTACGGTTAGCCGACAAAAGTTCCACAGCTCTGACTACTTCATTAATGACACGCTTGATATCGTACTCAGGAACCGCTTTAAAAAGGTTCTTAAAAGGATCCAAACTGAACTCCTCCAAGGCTCGCCGAAGTTCTGGCTGAAAAATGACAGGTATGGCAAAGATCATCATGGTGGCGACGTTGTTGAAAAGCCATGTTGTAAGCTGCAATGAAGAAAACAATTTACCCAGCCAACTGAGTACAGCTAAACTAGCTAATATGATTAGCAACCCTCGTGCCAAATGATAGCCCCGTGTCCCGTAAATACTGGACAACAGCCAATACAACAATGCCGTCACCAACGCCACATCGATGACGGCACCAAGAATTGTTCCCACACTTGGCAAGAAATTACTTATCATCGATAAACTATTGTACCAGCTACACCCCTTACTACTGCCTCCGCTTCTTCCAAAGACCCAATTGCAACCTGGCCATCAACGTTTTCCAAGTACTTGATGGCAGCCAAAATCTTGGGACCCATAGACCCAGCAGGGAAGTGCCCCTGGTCATAGAGCTCTTTTAAGTAATCCAGCTTCGCCCTTTCTAAAGGCTGCTGGTGATCACTTTTGTAGTTGATGTAGACCTTGTCTACCTGAGTCAATATGACAAAAAGCTCTGCTTTTAGCTCTACTGCCAATAAGGAAGACGCTAAATCCTTATCAATGACAGCTTCCACTCCGCGCAAAGCTCCGTCATGCTCCACAACAGGAATACCACCGCCACCCACGGTGATAGGCACAATGCTTTCCTCCATTAATGCCCTAATGGAGGAAAGCTCAACAATTCTACGCGGCATGGGAGATGGCACGACACGCCTGTACCCTCTGCCTTTGTCCTCTTTGAAAACCCAGCCTTTTTCAGCTTGAATTTGCATCGCAGTCTCGTAGTCGTATGTGGGCCCTACAAACTTGCTTGGGTTATTGAAGGCTGGATCATCCTCATCCACTACTACTTGCGTTACCAAAGAAACAAAGCTTCGTTTTTCTTTTGCCAGCGCTACGACGTTATGAAAAGCATTTTGAAGCACGTACCCAATATAACCCTCTGTAGTTGCATCCAACACATCTAAGGGGAAAGGAGTGACCACGTCCTTTGCCCTGTCATGGCGCAGAAGTTCTGTACCCACTTGTGGCCCGTTACCATGGGTTATGGCTAAACTGATACTCTTATCAGTGACTAGTCGCAAAAGCTGAGCAGCAGTACGCTCAGCGGCATACTGCTGCCCCTCTATGCCATCGGGCCCGTCTGGAAGCTGGAGAGCGTTTCCGCCCAAGGCAAGAACTACTTTCATGAGCACTAATCTCCCATTAACAAGGCCAAAATGGCTTTATGTGCATGCAATCTGTTTTCTGCTTCATCGAAAATGGCAGACTGAGGGCTGTCGGCTACTTCATCCACTACTTCTTCACCGCGATGGGCAGGCAAGCAATGAAGGAAGATGGCATTTTTGTCAGCATGACTCATCAGTTCTGGGTTAACTTGATACGGTTTAAAAATCTTAAGTCGCTCCTCGTGCTCTGCTTCTTGGCCCATGGAAGCCCAAACATCAGTGTAAACAGCGTTGGCTCCGGTAACCGCCTCTACAGGATCTCTTAGCACTTGTACAGAGCTACCATGCCTCGCAGCTAATTCCTTTGCTTTTTCCACATAGAAGGACTTTGGTTCATAACCCTGTGGTGTGGCAACCGCAATATCCATACCCACTAAACCTGCA
The genomic region above belongs to Coprothermobacter proteolyticus DSM 5265 and contains:
- a CDS encoding CdaR family protein, with protein sequence MKNNSKKKFEFSDKTKLLLLSFLIALGLWSSVAAGSLPVRVSEQVEVLQVNGQANWYYEVTPAVVEVTYEVPLIGDKEPPVVFVRLDQAKWGDQELTLQTFAPTSGRLISINPSKVKVHVEPIVSKLMPVNLLNMKVEPGQVIVTGPETAVAKVADIKTESPVSGAEVMQLKAIAVDKSGNLVENVKISPDLLTVTIQQAKDIVTMQVAVLPQFDVPPNVFLKSYSVRPRVVTVQGTASALESVAFIKTSRVTVGAGSSSAKASLQLPEGVELLETEDQWVTVSYSAERMVASEFILEGSVYRFLCPESVQLTASDIVVTATGVDYPSTCVFLGKGGNY
- the glmS gene encoding glutamine--fructose-6-phosphate transaminase (isomerizing), with protein sequence MCGIVGYVGQKNAYDVVIESLKKLEYRGYDSSGVALKTDEGIFIAKKKGRISELEKDFPSVPSSNMGIAHTRWATHGAPKDENAHPHTDCTGTIAVVHNGIIENYRELKAYLAERGHKFTSETDTEVVAHLLEEFYQGDLFTTLLKILPLLKGAFALAIISQKEDRILAVRQDSPLVLGLGRGENFLASDIPALLSHTREFVIMENGQIADIRAEHVELYDFEGNAIPIKITKVDWDEKQAEKGGYDHFMIKEIMEQDEAIRSTLLGRVDRGRVRLDELEALQEELKNAERIYITACGTAYHAGMVGAYLLRHVAGLDVEIEVASEFRYAKHHWRENSVGLVISQSGETADTLQALRMMKADGIPVIAVVNVVGSSVYREADASLLTQAGPEIAVASTKAYSTQLVVLYLFALYMAKLKGLLTQEEEQNILEDLWSIPEKVKQVLSNAESVRRIAQDTYKANDIFFIGRQLDYMLALEGSLKLKEISYIHSEAFPAGELKHGPLALVTADTPTLAILMQEDVLEKTLSNVSEVKARQGDVFVLGFERDRKRLEDIGRWSFFVPDTLPLLAPLVGIPVLQLFAYYNAVLRGTDVDKPRNLAKSVTVE
- the metG gene encoding methionine--tRNA ligase, with product MGLYYVTTPIYYVNAEPHAGSAYTTVYADALARYHRLIGDRTFFLTGTDEHGQNILKVANEKGINPQEFVDQMAQKFKDAWRFMRISNDDFIRTTEPRHEKVVQRVIEIMYEKGDIYLGTYQGWYCPKCETYYGENELENGNCPIHKTPVEFVSEESYFFKWSKYQDPLLELYRTNPDFVVPATRLNEIKSFVERGLKDISVSRTSVPWGIPVPFDTKHTVYVWYDALINYISALGYTDSGEKMEFWPGVHLIGKDILRHHAALWPAMLMSLELPVPKRVVAHGWWLVSGQKMSKSVGNIFSPQDLVSHIENSVGLTEDIAVDALRYFMLAAGPQRDDADLSLEALWGTYNADLANDYGNLLHRVLGFMKKKGIDTAPKVTGQRYSRVAAVVEEQLQKYHAAYEKEDVQGALSSALDLIKFLNDFQDKEKPWTLSGDDLAEFLYSELEAYRVATTMLSPAMPSAAQRVAATLQTQLSLTFGKVSGFKPDLTQPPLFPRFKEDKDKQGGKAGANNEQTKESASPEVDEGKPVVDYDTFSKLDLRIGLVEAAERVPKSDKLIKLSVDLGSLGKRTIVAGIGLKYEPEDLVGKRIVVVANLQPRKLMGVLSHGMLLAATGEDGLPNLLSVDGQPEPGTKIK
- a CDS encoding phosphohexomutase domain-containing protein; protein product: MPNLFGTDGIRGRSNKEMTPELAYKLGKAIAILLREGSIKRSRPLVGVAQDTRTSSNMLFTALSSGLMSYGADVLYFGVLPTPGLSMLTRRFGADASVMVSASHNPMEDNGLKVLNSVGLKMQEAEEELLEQLMESDHKPVSWDHIGQLHYVSNSTQLYGDEILEKTHLMLDQVPLVVDVAHGATYAAAPYVLQKAGARVHTLFATPDGYWINHGCGATNLEPLKEVVKTMGVPLGFAFDGDGDRVMAVTSSGRVLDGDDLMAIIVKYLSQRRLWDPKLVVGTLMTNSGFEEFLKKMGGELVRTNVGDKYVSDSMRENGAMLGGEPSGHVIYTPVNLTGDGIGIMATVLSILNQTGQSPEELLKDVNKKTQKTVNVPLGKRLNGSSFDIAQLPELRQLVEDYSGQGMRIVLRPSGTEPLLRITIEGEEEQVSQALEAIVPLVERIFKG